From the genome of Acetomicrobium sp. S15 = DSM 107314:
CTGCCCGTAAGTTATAGAAAATCCCAGTCGCCGCCAGAAATCCAACCTATAATGGCCGTCACCATTTGTTTGCTCATCTGCCAGAGATAGGCGAATGCCCCGGCGAGTGCGCGATGAGGCGGGTATTTAATCATGGCAGGGCGTATACCAAGTAGAGGAATGCTTTCTT
Proteins encoded in this window:
- a CDS encoding TRAP transporter large permease subunit, giving the protein LVFFGVLMTVNLCIGMITPPVGVNLYVAQGVCKAPFDQVIKESIPLLGIRPAMIKYPPHRALAGAFAYLWQMSKQMVTAIIGWISGGDWDFL